The sequence below is a genomic window from Deltaproteobacteria bacterium.
ATTACCTTGGACGATTGCTTGTCGCTAGGGGGCGTCCCAGTACGATTCGCCGCCTTTCGAAGCACACCCTCCTCTGTCACAGTCAGCAGTTTCCGCTGGGTGCCCCATTCAAGCACATCCGCCCAGAACTCCGGACCCGCCTGCACGACAGCGATCTGTGCCTCGATGCCGTTGAGTTCCCGCTGAGCGCGCCGGGCATATCGCTCCTCGTCTCGAAGTTCTTCAGCTGAAATGAGGTCCTTCAGGAACGCCGACGGCCACCTGAGAACCACGTCGCATGCCCGTCCCCAGCACGCCTGCTGCTTTGCCCACTCCGTCACGTTGCTGATCCCTGCCGGCGGATTTATCAGAATTTCGTGCACTGCTTCGGACGCAGTCGCCAACGCTTCCTCCATCGCGGGATCGAGCGCCTGATGGCGCCAGATCCTCTGGAAGTCGACCGCACGGCCCCGTGCATTTACGTCGTGTGCGGTCTTGGCGATTGCATATGCGACGATGTTGGC
It includes:
- a CDS encoding AIPR family protein translates to MLGVCQADSQDVARDAVGDPRRRLVHGVPRQEWSKASDGFNESWYRVAAAKALVFKATERIVSNQPWYQGGYRANIVAYAIAKTAHDVNARGRAVDFQRIWRHQALDPAMEEALATASEAVHEILINPPAGISNVTEWAKQQACWGRACDVVLRWPSAFLKDLISAEELRDEERYARRAQRELNGIEAQIAVVQAGPEFWADVLEWGTQRKLLTVTEEGVLRKAANRTGTPPSDKQSSKVIDVFHKLRSEGYTGELSLGT